A genome region from Prionailurus bengalensis isolate Pbe53 chromosome B4, Fcat_Pben_1.1_paternal_pri, whole genome shotgun sequence includes the following:
- the CDCA3 gene encoding cell division cycle-associated protein 3 isoform X1, with protein sequence MGSAKSSPVTPARPPPHNKLLARVADPRSPSAGILRTPIQVESSPQPTLPAGEQLECPNEAQDSDPRSPTLGIARTPMKTSSGEPPSPLAKQLNEVFEKEASKLNRPPELVLPLEATSPSELNLPLGTQFSLEDRMPLWSQTELPSKQVSSKEEAGQPSQPPTASQGSDKPLRDPETPRSSGSKHNRRKGNGKVLGRSPLTILQDDNSPGTLTPRQGKRPPPLSENARALKEGAILGTGRLLETGGRVWEQGQDQDKENQHFPNLVEN encoded by the exons ATGGGCTCAGCCAAGAGCTCCCCGGTCACTCCGGCGCGGCCTCCGCCGCACAACAAGCTTCTGGCTCGAGTGGCGGACCCCCGTTCACCTAGTGCCGGCATCTTGCGCACTCCCATCCAG GTGGAGAGCTCTCCACAGCCAACCCTACCAGCAGGGGAGCAGTTGGAGTGTCCTAATGAGGCCCAAGACTCAGATCCCCGCTCTCCTACCCTTGGCATTGCACGGACACCTATGAAGACCAGCAGCGGAG AGCCCCCAAGCCCACTGGCGAAACAGCTGAATGAAGTCTTTGAGAAAGAAGCCTCCAAATTGAATCGTCCTCCAGAGCTTGTTCTGCCCCTAGAGGCAACTTCACCTTCCGAATTGAACTTGCCTCTGGGCACCCAGTTTTCCCTTGAGGACCGGATGccactctggagccagactgagcTCCCCTCCAAGCAGGTGTCCTCCAAGGAGGAAGCAGGACAGCCCTCACAACCCCCCACGGCCAGCCAGGGCTCAGACAAGCCCTTAAGAGACCCTGAGACTCCCCGATCTTCAG GTTCTAAGCACAATAGACGGAAAGGAAATGGCAAGGTACTAGGGAGATCTCCCCTCACCATCCTACAGGATGACAACTCCCCCGGAACTCTGACACCACGACAG GGTAAGCGGCCTCCTCCCCTGAGTGAAAATGCTAGGGCACTAAAGGAAGGGGCCATTCTGGGAACTGGACGACTTCTGGAAACCGGAGGCCGAGTGTGGGAGCAGGGCCAGGACCAGGACAAGGAAAATCAGCACTTTCCAAACTTGGTGGAGAACTAG
- the CDCA3 gene encoding cell division cycle-associated protein 3 isoform X2 produces MGSAKSSPVTPARPPPHNKLLARVADPRSPSAGILRTPIQVESSPQPTLPAGEQLECPNEAQDSDPRSPTLGIARTPMKTSSGEPPSPLAKQLNEVFEKEASKLNRPPELVLPLEATSPSELNLPLGTQFSLEDRMPLWSQTELPSKQVSSKEEAGQPSQPPTASQGSDKPLRDPETPRSSG; encoded by the exons ATGGGCTCAGCCAAGAGCTCCCCGGTCACTCCGGCGCGGCCTCCGCCGCACAACAAGCTTCTGGCTCGAGTGGCGGACCCCCGTTCACCTAGTGCCGGCATCTTGCGCACTCCCATCCAG GTGGAGAGCTCTCCACAGCCAACCCTACCAGCAGGGGAGCAGTTGGAGTGTCCTAATGAGGCCCAAGACTCAGATCCCCGCTCTCCTACCCTTGGCATTGCACGGACACCTATGAAGACCAGCAGCGGAG AGCCCCCAAGCCCACTGGCGAAACAGCTGAATGAAGTCTTTGAGAAAGAAGCCTCCAAATTGAATCGTCCTCCAGAGCTTGTTCTGCCCCTAGAGGCAACTTCACCTTCCGAATTGAACTTGCCTCTGGGCACCCAGTTTTCCCTTGAGGACCGGATGccactctggagccagactgagcTCCCCTCCAAGCAGGTGTCCTCCAAGGAGGAAGCAGGACAGCCCTCACAACCCCCCACGGCCAGCCAGGGCTCAGACAAGCCCTTAAGAGACCCTGAGACTCCCCGATCTTCAG GGTAA